A stretch of Cicer arietinum cultivar CDC Frontier isolate Library 1 chromosome 5, Cicar.CDCFrontier_v2.0, whole genome shotgun sequence DNA encodes these proteins:
- the LOC101504502 gene encoding uncharacterized protein: protein MPYHNGMHHNNKVVEDNEALTYQTYPCGYYVQSPSTLSHANSVDIRNNLQNDAESTFHSPVRSETHPTNPTHEDEPSRFALRRYSSSRGSSHSFTHHKKISYDGTATENDDAHHLVIVDDKGSVISDEEEKGLFDEYYYGKNEGGWKKYFSYGYSDSCAWLWLQVSWRIMVSFGFALLVFYIVTKPPPPKFSLEIARIPEFKLGEGVDRTGVTTKILTCNCSMNLIVENESRFFGLHIRPPLMDMKFSILPFAFSNGPKLYAESGLTIFTLQLGVKNKAMYGAGRSMQDMLDSERGVPIVIQVTLSSSFEVVPTLVKPRFHHRVECIVVLKKAYNKKHRSQAFNSTCKVTS from the exons ATGCCTTACCATAATGGTATGCATCACAACAACAAAGTTGTTGAAGACAATGAGGCTCTAACATACCAAACATACCCTTGTGGTTACTATGTCCAAAGCCCCTCTACACTCTCCCATGCCAATAGTGTAGACATAAGAAACAATCTTCAAAACGATGCGGAATCAACTTTTCACTCCCCGGTTCGATCTGAAACCCATCCAACAAACCCTACTCACGAAGACGAACCATCTAGGTTCGCCCTTCGCCGCTACTCCTCTTCTCGAGGCTCTAGCCACTCTTTCACACATCACAAGAAGATCTCTTACGACGGCACTGCCACTGAAAACGACGATGCACACCATCTGGTAATCGTCGATGACAAAGGCAGTGTCATTAGTGATGAAGAAGAGAAAGGATTGTTTGATGAGTATTATTATGGAAAGAATGAAGGAGGTTGGAAGAAGTACTTCTCTTATGGTTACTCTGATTCTTGTGCTTGGTTATGGTTGCAAGTGAGTTGGAGAATTATGGTGAGTTTTGGATTTGCATTGCTTGTGTTCTACATTGTTACAAAACCTCCACCACCAAAATTCTCCCTTGAG ATTGCAAGGATTCCAGAATTTAAACTAGGGGAAGGTGTGGATAGAACTGGAGTAACAACAAAGATTCTGACATGCAATTGCTCCATGAATTTAATCGTAGAGAATGAATCAAGATTCTTTGGTcttcatattcgtcctcccctAATGGATATGAAATTTTCAATCTTACCATTTGCATTTTCAAAT GGACCTAAGCTCTATGCAGAAAGTGGGTTAACAATCTTTACATTACAATTGGGGGTAAAGAATAAGGCCATGTATGGTGCTGGAAGAAGCATGCAAGATATGCTAGATTCTGAAAGAGGGGTGCCAATAGTGATACAAGTAACTTTAAGTTCAAGTTTTGAAGTGGTGCCAACACTTGTAAAGCCCAGGTTTCATCACCGAGTTGAATGTATAGTGGTTCTCAAGAAGGCTTACAATAAAAAACATCGATCCCAAGCATTTAATAGCACTTGTAAAGTAACTTCTTAA
- the LOC101505031 gene encoding protein PNS1 isoform X2, with amino-acid sequence MKTTNKASNVIFTNPKTQQQHYSLRKKKTPPSLLSTPSPLSPPSQHQKLIFFQMGATEHVVGERENEIEAGMREKEGDGGNKEERVRDLERGEVGVEEREVQSNHVDVDDDDNVGHGHDHEEFNVSRFHRLNPTNPLRIVINSSTRVAKPSQPTNQSQRSHTHTQSRSVPTPIETPQPPPQQPVTLNSRRYTNRISLFIFALHQLLAIALVCFLVFKGIRGLIQDSDSVKRKQKNVLKFFLPQVEVATFMSIILAFIWQGAIRKWPTFMIHFILWCTFIMSLAAGILLICFQKAPTDGVGVCFIAFAIGNGLYGCWVSHRIKFCCKVLSLSLQPVSKFSDLNKPTYNMLGVGFLWISLWILAVIGALNFYFPPLIIIVLVLSLMWTTEVMRNVVNITVSRVIALYYLRGMQSSTQFCLLRALTRNLGSACLGSLFVPAIEALRIVARGLNLLEGEDEFMFCCARCCLRVMDSIFRNGNSWAYVQIAAYGKGFVNASQDTWSLFEKEDMVPIVDADITSSICFLTGVCSGSICVIVVAAWTQRVHQSFTATLSLLTFLIGYLLTRIAMAVPHACVSCYYVCYAENPDNRLFDKTIKDRQALLKTGREVVVPTPRGLRRYTTRS; translated from the exons ATGAAAACAACAAACAAAGCCAGTAACGTCATCTTTACCAATCcaaaaacacaacaacaacattattctctcagaaaaaaaaaaacaccaccATCACTGTTGTCGACGCCGTCACCGTTATCGCCGCCGTCACAACatcaaaaactaattttttttcaaatgggtGCCACAGaacat gTGGTAGGTGAGAGAGAGAATGAAATTGAAGCTGGAATGAGAGAAAAAGAAGGGGATGGTGGAAATAAGGAAGAAAGGGTAAGGGACTTGGAGAGAGGGGAAGTTGGTGTTGAAGAGAGAGAAGTTCAAAGCAATCATGttgatgttgatgatgatgataatgttGGTCATGGTCATGATCATGAAGAGTTTAATGTTTCAAGATTTCATAGATTAAACCCTACTAACCCTTTGAGGATTGTGATTAATAGTTCTACAAGAGTTGCAAAACCTTCTCAACCTACTAATCAATCTCAACGCTCTCATACTCATACTCAATCACGCTCTGTTCCAACCCCAATTGAAACACCACAACCACCACCACAa CAACCAGTAACACTTAATTCAAGAAGATATACCAACAGAATATCCTTGTTTATATTTGCACTCCACCAATTACTAGCTATTGCTCTTGTGTGTTTTCTTGTGTTCAAAGGAATCCGTGGACTTATACAAGATTCTGATTCTGTTAAAAGGAAACAGAAAAATGTTTTGAAGTTTTTTCTCCCTCAAGTGGAAGTTGCAACTTTTATGAGCATAATTCTTGCTTTCATTTGGCAAGGTGCAATTAGAAAATGGCCAACTTTTATGATTCATTTCATACTGTGGTGTACTTTTATCATGTCTCTTGCAGCCGGAATTCTTCTTATTTGCTTTCAAAAAGCTCCAACCGACGGCGTTGGTGTTTGTTTCATCGCTTTTGCTATCGGAAATGGTTTATATGGTTGTTGGGTTAGTCATAGAATTAAGTTTTGTTGTAAGGTCTTGAGTTTATCGCTTCAACCAGTGTCGAAATTTAGTGATTTGAATAAACCTACTTATAACATGCTCGGTGTTGGATTCTTGTGGATATCGCTATGGATTTTAGCAGTTATTGGAGCTTTGAACTTTTATTTTCCACCGTTGATTATCATTGTGTTGGTGTTGAGTTTGATGTGGACTACCGAGGTTATGAGGAATGTTGTTAATATAACTGTTAGCAGGGTTATTGCATTGTATTACTTGAGAGGAATGCAATCTAGCACACAATTTTGCCTTCTAAGAGCGTTGACTCGGAATCTCGGAAGTGCTTGTTTGGGTTCTCTATTTGTGCCAGCGATTGAAGCATTGCGAATTGTTGCTAGGGGGTTGAATTTGCTTGAGGGAGAAGATGAGTTCATGTTTTGTTGTGCTCGATGTTGTTTACGCGTCATGGATTCGATTTTCAGAAATGGCAATAGTTGGGCTTATGTACAG ATAGCAGCTTATGGAAAAGGTTTTGTAAATGCATCACAAGACACATGGTCCCTATTTGAGAAGGAAGACATGGTGCCAATAGTAGATGCTGATATAACAAGCTCAATTTGCTTCCTGACAGGAGTTTGTAGTGGCTCAATTTGTGTCATTGTTGTGGCTGCTTGGACTCAAAGAGTACACCAAAGTTTCACAGCCACCTTATCCCTACTCACATTCCTCATTGGATACCTTTTG ACTAGGATTGCAATGGCAGTGCCTCATGCTTGTGTGAGTTGTTACTATGTTTGCTATGCTGAGAATCCAGATAACAGATTGTTTGATAAAACAATTAAGGATCGTCAAGCTTTGTTAAAAACTGGTCGTGAAGTGGTTGTGCCTACACCAAGGGGACTTAGGAGATATACTACTAGGTCTTAA
- the LOC101505031 gene encoding protein PNS1 isoform X1 encodes MKTTNKASNVIFTNPKTQQQHYSLRKKKTPPSLLSTPSPLSPPSQHQKLIFFQMGATEHVVGERENEIEAGMREKEGDGGNKEERVRDLERGEVGVEEREVQSNHVDVDDDDNVGHGHDHEEFNVSRFHRLNPTNPLRIVINSSTRVAKPSQPTNQSQRSHTHTQSRSVPTPIETPQPPPQQQPVTLNSRRYTNRISLFIFALHQLLAIALVCFLVFKGIRGLIQDSDSVKRKQKNVLKFFLPQVEVATFMSIILAFIWQGAIRKWPTFMIHFILWCTFIMSLAAGILLICFQKAPTDGVGVCFIAFAIGNGLYGCWVSHRIKFCCKVLSLSLQPVSKFSDLNKPTYNMLGVGFLWISLWILAVIGALNFYFPPLIIIVLVLSLMWTTEVMRNVVNITVSRVIALYYLRGMQSSTQFCLLRALTRNLGSACLGSLFVPAIEALRIVARGLNLLEGEDEFMFCCARCCLRVMDSIFRNGNSWAYVQIAAYGKGFVNASQDTWSLFEKEDMVPIVDADITSSICFLTGVCSGSICVIVVAAWTQRVHQSFTATLSLLTFLIGYLLTRIAMAVPHACVSCYYVCYAENPDNRLFDKTIKDRQALLKTGREVVVPTPRGLRRYTTRS; translated from the exons ATGAAAACAACAAACAAAGCCAGTAACGTCATCTTTACCAATCcaaaaacacaacaacaacattattctctcagaaaaaaaaaaacaccaccATCACTGTTGTCGACGCCGTCACCGTTATCGCCGCCGTCACAACatcaaaaactaattttttttcaaatgggtGCCACAGaacat gTGGTAGGTGAGAGAGAGAATGAAATTGAAGCTGGAATGAGAGAAAAAGAAGGGGATGGTGGAAATAAGGAAGAAAGGGTAAGGGACTTGGAGAGAGGGGAAGTTGGTGTTGAAGAGAGAGAAGTTCAAAGCAATCATGttgatgttgatgatgatgataatgttGGTCATGGTCATGATCATGAAGAGTTTAATGTTTCAAGATTTCATAGATTAAACCCTACTAACCCTTTGAGGATTGTGATTAATAGTTCTACAAGAGTTGCAAAACCTTCTCAACCTACTAATCAATCTCAACGCTCTCATACTCATACTCAATCACGCTCTGTTCCAACCCCAATTGAAACACCACAACCACCACCACAa CAGCAACCAGTAACACTTAATTCAAGAAGATATACCAACAGAATATCCTTGTTTATATTTGCACTCCACCAATTACTAGCTATTGCTCTTGTGTGTTTTCTTGTGTTCAAAGGAATCCGTGGACTTATACAAGATTCTGATTCTGTTAAAAGGAAACAGAAAAATGTTTTGAAGTTTTTTCTCCCTCAAGTGGAAGTTGCAACTTTTATGAGCATAATTCTTGCTTTCATTTGGCAAGGTGCAATTAGAAAATGGCCAACTTTTATGATTCATTTCATACTGTGGTGTACTTTTATCATGTCTCTTGCAGCCGGAATTCTTCTTATTTGCTTTCAAAAAGCTCCAACCGACGGCGTTGGTGTTTGTTTCATCGCTTTTGCTATCGGAAATGGTTTATATGGTTGTTGGGTTAGTCATAGAATTAAGTTTTGTTGTAAGGTCTTGAGTTTATCGCTTCAACCAGTGTCGAAATTTAGTGATTTGAATAAACCTACTTATAACATGCTCGGTGTTGGATTCTTGTGGATATCGCTATGGATTTTAGCAGTTATTGGAGCTTTGAACTTTTATTTTCCACCGTTGATTATCATTGTGTTGGTGTTGAGTTTGATGTGGACTACCGAGGTTATGAGGAATGTTGTTAATATAACTGTTAGCAGGGTTATTGCATTGTATTACTTGAGAGGAATGCAATCTAGCACACAATTTTGCCTTCTAAGAGCGTTGACTCGGAATCTCGGAAGTGCTTGTTTGGGTTCTCTATTTGTGCCAGCGATTGAAGCATTGCGAATTGTTGCTAGGGGGTTGAATTTGCTTGAGGGAGAAGATGAGTTCATGTTTTGTTGTGCTCGATGTTGTTTACGCGTCATGGATTCGATTTTCAGAAATGGCAATAGTTGGGCTTATGTACAG ATAGCAGCTTATGGAAAAGGTTTTGTAAATGCATCACAAGACACATGGTCCCTATTTGAGAAGGAAGACATGGTGCCAATAGTAGATGCTGATATAACAAGCTCAATTTGCTTCCTGACAGGAGTTTGTAGTGGCTCAATTTGTGTCATTGTTGTGGCTGCTTGGACTCAAAGAGTACACCAAAGTTTCACAGCCACCTTATCCCTACTCACATTCCTCATTGGATACCTTTTG ACTAGGATTGCAATGGCAGTGCCTCATGCTTGTGTGAGTTGTTACTATGTTTGCTATGCTGAGAATCCAGATAACAGATTGTTTGATAAAACAATTAAGGATCGTCAAGCTTTGTTAAAAACTGGTCGTGAAGTGGTTGTGCCTACACCAAGGGGACTTAGGAGATATACTACTAGGTCTTAA